A portion of the Salmo trutta chromosome 1, fSalTru1.1, whole genome shotgun sequence genome contains these proteins:
- the LOC115197142 gene encoding gastrula zinc finger protein XlCGF57.1: MAELETECITLGLDTLHASECGSPPLDPLRPECTSPTLHLLSSDCSTLGTLAAEIAEPMVMLPCVKTEPADDLDPIRTVDLSEIQPLSTAELGHEQIKMEISGLDYIKSEHHDLHCFHSSEYESDSYSMKSHYEPSLVFDYITHVSDSLDYIRSEQHADLQCYYTTELGAIKTEYEPNLMSNHIKTEMSLESIHMAELRTELNKLSHDGVMEGHRLDNEFPGAGGLYELQSTHAGKGPGHTSPKGHSTTPRKPRNLSGEKPFSCTQCGKNFSTLGNLKTHQRIHTGERPYTCSQCGKSFGQAGNLKRHQLIHTGQKPYVCAHCPKGFTKADDLRSHQRLHTGEKPFCCLQCGKSFSQSKELKAHQLSHTGERPFCCQHCGKSFTKEMSYHNHLQIHTGEKPYCCSQCGKTFSNSGVLKTHEKIHSGVRPFGCTQCGKSFGRLGHLKAHQQIHTGERPFACLQCGKNFSQSGHLKAHEQIHKRERSDMSSSSSSGGSSSRSTDSS, translated from the coding sequence ATGGCAGAGTTAGAGACAGAGTGCATCACGCTAGGACTTGACACGCTGCATGCATCAGAGTGTGGCTCACCGCCGCTGGATCCACTTCGGCCTGAGTGCACCTCGCCAACCCTCCACCTGCTCTCGTCTGACTGCAGCACGCTCGGCACGCTGGCGGCAGAGATTGCAGAGCCTATGGTCATGCTGCCTTGTGTGAAGACTGAGCCCGCAGACGACCTGGACCCCATCCGCACCGTGGACCTGTCAGAGATCCAGCCATTGAGCACAGCAGAGCTGGGCCACGAACAGATCAAGATGGAGATCAGTGGGTTGGACTACATCAAGTCTGAGCACCACGACCTCCACTGCTTCCACAGCTCTGAGTACGAGAGCGACTCGTATTCTATGAAGTCCCACTACGAGCCCAGCCTGGTGTTCGACTACATCACCCACGTGTCCGACAGCCTGGACTACATCAGGTCGGAGCAGCACGCCGACCTGCAGTGTTATTACACCACCGAGCTCGGGGCCATCAAGACTGAGTACGAGCCCAACCTGATGTCCAACCACATCAAGACAGAGATGAGCCTAGAGTCCATCCACATGGCCGAGCTCCGGACCGAGCTAAACAAGCTCAGCCATGACGGGGTCATGGAAGGCCATAGACTGGACAACGAGTTCCCTGGCGCAGGAGGCCTCTACGAGCTGCAGTCCACCCATGCTGGCAAAGGCCCAGGCCACACAAGCCCGAAAGGGCATAGCACAACCCCACGCAAACCTCGTAACCTCAGTGGTGAGAAGCCTTTCTCTTGCACCCAGTGTGGGAAGAATTTCAGCACTCTGGGGAACCTCAAAACACACCAGCGCATTCATACAGGAGAGAGGCCATATACCTGCTCGCAGTGCGGCAAGAGCTTCGGCCAGGCAGggaacctgaagaggcaccagctCATTCACACGGGTCAGAAACCCTACGTCTGTGCCCACTGCCCCAAGGGCTTCACCAAAGCAGATGACCTCCGCTCACACCAGCGTCTACACACCGGCGAGAAGCCCTTCTGTTGCcttcagtgtgggaagagcttcagtcAGTCCAAGGAGCTCAAAGCCCACCAGCTAAGCCACACCGGAGAGAGGCCTTTCTGCTGCCAAcactgtgggaagagcttcaccAAGGAAATGAGCTACCACAAccacctgcagattcatactggCGAGAAACCGTACTGCTGCTCTCAGTGCGGGAAGACATTCAGCAACTCGGGGGTCCTCAAAACACATGAGAAGATACATTCCGGGGTGAGGCCATTCGGCTGCACACAGTGCGGTAAGAGCTTTGGCCGTTTGGGACATCTTAAAGCACACCAGCAAATCCACACTGGGGAGCGACCTTTCGCCTGCCTCCAGTGTGGGAAGAACTTCAGCCAGTCAGGCCATCTCAAAGCACACGAGCAAATTCACAAAAGAGAGAGATCAGACATGAGCAGCTCCAGCAGCAGTGGTGGTAGCAGCAGTCGCAGTACTGATAGTAGCTAA